tccAATGTTTATGACCTTTTTCCACAAAACTACACTTaaaggatctgaactatccctttttTTCCCGGCCCTCTTTTTCCAGCACAACTTTAGATCATAGCCCGTTTACtttgccaaaaaaagaaaaaatagggaaataaataaattctgctgCGATCTTAGAAAACGCCACCAGACTCTGCGTGAGGTGTGAAATCACACAACAGCCTGGCTGCATCTGCCGTGTGAGCGTACacatatttacatataaacacacacacacacagccacctAATACACCTTTCTCCCCATTTTCAACTCACGTGGGGGAAACAGGTTGGCCTCATTCTTTCAAACAGAGCCTCGTATTTTTAGGGACTGTTTCGGGGGGTGGGATGTGGAGGGGGGGCATTTGTAAATCCAGTCAGGTGACAAAAAACCAAAACGGAGAAATCCACATCTTAATGCTgattatgattttgttttccagagGCAGAACGGATCAGATACCGGCAGGAAAGGACGGTAAAATGCAGCCGGTATCAGCTGATCTGACCATATGCTGAGGATCATCTGAAGTAATAAGGTATATGACTAAACACTAAAAGCTTTAAGCTCATTTTAATACGCTCGTCCTTTGGACTCCTTTGACTGATGGGAACACATCCGCTGACACCCACGGTGACTGATGAGGCCACTTTTGCAGCTCATTGCACACAGAAACTCACAAATTGAAGTATATAAACCCAGCAAAGGGTATCCATGACGCTGCACATTTGAGCTCTTAGCGGGTTTTTATGACATCATGCAATGTCAGCTAGAGAGCACACACAGAGCAGTGGCAATAAGACAATCGCCTCTCGTGTGTCAGCGAGCAGCTCTCCCTGATGACATCATACATCTGGATCATCGGCGCCTGACACATCAGGCGATCTTTGTCGGCGTGCCGACATTAAAACCACAGGTTCTCCTCAGCAGAACCGGGCTCACGCtgatgctctctctctctctctctctccctctctctcccaagccctctgcagagcccctCTCCTTGCACTGAATCCTGGGTATTCCCGGGCCGGGGACGTTTTTGCAGTAGTTGCAGCATCTGGCACGTTACAGATTGTGTATTTAACGCGCCGTGGACTGCCTTCGGACAAGCAAGTCTTTGTCCTGTCAGGGGTGTGATGTCAAACATGGATAAAGTCTAGGAAGACAACACACAGATTTGATGCTGGGACAGCTGGGTGAAGGGACAGCAGTTAGGGGGAGGGTGAGAGTTAgttcagaaaacaggaaaaagcatgctgaatattattattattattcccaCACCAGGCCTCTGCTCTGAAACTAATAGAGCCCCACTCCATAAGGTCATTAGTGTGAATAATAACCTCCACCACATTGTTTGGGGGACACTCCTGAGACACTGCACCCACCTTTTTACTCTGATGATCTGGTCCCTCATGGGCTTGATGTCCTGGAAGCTCTGCTGGTTCACCAGGCTGTAGACCAGGATGAAGCCCTGGCCGTTCTTGATGTACAGGTCCCGCATGGAGGCGAACTGTTCGGTGCCGGCCGTGTCCAGGATCTCCAGCACCGACGGGGACGAGTCCACCTCGATCTCCTTGCGGTAGAAGTCCTCGATGGTGGGGTCGTACTTCTCGATGAACGTGCCGGTGACGAACTGCACGGTGAGGGCTGATTTGCCGACGCCGCCGCTGCCCAGGACCACCACTTTGTACTCGCGCATCGTGGCTCGAATCGGTCGGTAAAGCTATCAATCTCCGCGCGGCGCTGAGACGAGCCCCTCACCACTCGCGTCCCATTCCTCGCCAGTGACGCACCGTCGCCTCGCGCCGTGGCTCAGCTACTGTGGCGGAGCACAAAGACTCGGCGCCCCGACACGGGCTCCATCGCGGGAGCGCCCCATTCGCAGGCCGGAGgctggcggcggcggcggcggcggcggctgcaCGAGCGGAGCGGAAGGACTGCAGCTGTCCAAAAATGTGCGCGAGGAGAAAGGAAGAGATCGCCCTTTGATGTGGACCGCGCGAGTTCTCATCTGCTCAGCTCACCCctctccaaaaaaacaaaaaacaaacttgctcCATGGAGGACGCCGGGGAAAAAAATagtattaataaaagaaaagctggtCCGAGAATGAACTACAAGAAGCGAAATTTTTCACCCCCGTCAAGCTgctccttaaattaaaaaaagcacaaaataaaagctacagcGACGCCGAATTAAAGaagtctctttgttttctttttcaccatCTTCTCTGGCGTATCTCCGCGTCTCCCCCGCTCTCCTGCGCGACTCCAGCCGCCATACTCTCGGGTGGAGACCCGCGGCTGCTGCGTAACCAGCCCGGTCCCCCTGCTCGGCTTCCGTACAGagacactaaaaaacaaaaacaaaaaaaaaaacggttccCCCCCTCCTgttcctccgcctcctcctcctctcgtcAGATGGACGTGAGAGCAGCCCAGTGGTTGCCTCGGCCGCTCGCGCAGCTCGCTCGCAGCCGAAGCTGAATGGGAGCCGCTCGCGCGCGCGCGGGGAGCCAGTGAAATTCGGCGGCGACACTTCcgttcatgttttcatgtttcacgTCGTCGGGTTGCCCCGGTGACACCCGAAGAGGGCCCACCCAATCCCGGCGGCCGCTTCCGAGGATGCTATCCAAGACGAGGGAAAGCTACCGGATGCTGTTGCTATGGCAACGCTGCCATCTCGCCGCCTTCTGCTGAAACCTGAGCAGCGTATCTGTACGGAGACACGAAGAGCTCCTTAAGCCGCCGCTTTCACCTTAAGCGACGTTCAAATTGAGCATTTTTCACGAACTACAAACACTGAAACTTATCATTTCAATTAGCATGTTGTCAGCCATCCCCTGCCATTTCATTCatgttcaaatcttttaaagtcacctctgtgtaaaggttatgCACAGTtgctatcttacctgttgcagatagctctttgaacagcctcagtttggagaaatcgtTTAATTTCTGAATGGATTGACGGtctaacagctaatctgagcgGAGCCAAAATGACTTTAAACGAGTGGTTCCTGCCTCATATATTGTTACTTCACACTTTATAGTTTAACATTGACTAGTAGTTTGTCAATcaggtcaaaattaaactctattccTCCAATTTGaggctatctgcaacaggtaagatattaatcacTCATAAGCTTTCCCTGTCAAAAGTATTAAGCCTCGACCACCAtgattcaaacaataaaaaatcattgaccatatgaaaaaaaacaacatttcacaGCATTGCATTaacatgacatttatttatttatccattttcaATATATCAGATTCCACACAATTCAGAATTTACATGAACAGAACCGCCCACATGAAATGTTTAATTATGCACaaatatagttaaaaaaatttaGAGAAATCCACACCAGGATGGAGCCTAATGGCATCAGCTCGGCAGCTTCGTTCGTTCAACAATGACCGTCTGAATCTCATCAACacaacagctttttgtttgggtttgttatACAATCATGTGTTCAAACCTAAAACCTAATCGTTATTCAGGAGGAGGGGTAAAAAGAACAGGGAAGTTTATTTAATCGATGTGAAATTCACGCGGAATAAATACAAAGATCAAAAGTAAGAGATATGGATAAGGCGGAGttctaaaaaatattttaaaaatttttgaaATGAAGTCGTCTTTGTCATCCGACTGCTGAGAAAGTGCTGAAGAGAAATGTTTCCATCAGGGAGTTGGAGCAAATAtctcatattttttattaaaagatgaAATTCTGTTTTGCCATAACTGTAACGTTCCTGTGCAGTTATAAGGAATTAGGAGAGGTTATTCAGCAGGTCTGAGGTGGACTTTAAAGCAATCGTACAGCTGCTCTGAAATGACTTTTAccacaaattaaatatttgaacaaaatgacacaTTAGTTTTATCTGTGTTTACACACTCAGGCTCATCACTTATCTGTGACGGGCTGAAAAAAGGAGCTGATttagaaatagtttttttcgTTTTTGGCATAAGCTAAAACCCAAGTAGACGCTTCACCGCTgctgctaaaaaagaaaaatcacgaGCAAATCAAGACAACACTTCGGCATTCCTTAAGCTTTGAGGCAGTCTACAAAGTTAAATAGTTGACTTTATAGTAAAATGCAcaactgtggggaaaaaagaaaacaaagtcataactttaaaaaacaaaaatgcagtatTTAATCACCGCAACGTCAGATTTTCCCGACTTCAAATGTTTCCTCTGCATCCTCGTGAACGTCCATCTAAGCCAACTCGCCTCGCCCCCTTCTCGTAAAGCACTTCGTAACATTCTTAAGAAAAGTgctaaacaaataataatattaataattatcaTTAAATGACAAACGGTTTCagtgttacatttttttgtataatcTGTACATTCTGCACAAGCGATTTTCTTGTCTCGCCCCACGCTAAGGTTCAACGTCCCTTCCAGCTTCCATTCTAAACGCCTCTAACCCCGGGACGCAAAACGGCTTTCTATGGGCGACGACAACAAGGTCAAGGTCTTTGAAAGAACTCATCCAATCTAAagtcagtttaataaattacattcaTCGTAAAATATAAGAGAATACATTTGAGAAGTGTCCTTAACTAGTACAATATGCACTCATATTAGTATCTACTGATGAAGTGTGAAACAACTCAAGGGAACtacagcaaaggaaaaaaagcaaagaaattcaaactttttaaaactttaaacatcttTGTGCACACTCTTTGCACCATAAGGAACTAAACCTTTTAGCAGAAcgtgtaaaaaattaaaaaaaaagcagaaagtttttgtgtttgcatcgaGTCATATCAGCCATACAAACTGAATCTCACCTAAATGTTAAATTGTACTTAAAAAAGGGGTTTAAACTATCTGTAAATGACTTAATCCTCTTATAAGTGAAACATAAAATAGGATAGAACTTATTTTACCTCttatttataaacacacacGTTTAAACCTTGTCGAGAAATTCATTTTAAGACTAAGTCTGATCCGGTGCGTAGAAAGGACTAATGCACTGCAGGAACACGGACATTTACCTCTGACGTCTGCGACAGAAGTACTTCTGGTTAGGTGATTTCCACACAAAAAGCCTATTAATGACGCTTCGATGTAGTTTGCATGTACAATTCCTTAGGCACTTGTAACATTCAGAATATACAGTACTGACGGCTGACTGCAACGTTAAGTTCACACGACACGCAACCCTGACACGAGCACACGTTTTCTTCTAAGCATTAATAACTCCGCGCCGTTTTAAGTAAGCCGACTTCCACGGCTGTCATCGTTAAACTGTGTCTGACTTTTGATTACCCTGCTCAAACTACTTACAGTCTTATTCATAAATCTAGTATTAATATTAACCACAAGAtgtaatttgagaaaaaaaaaaaaaagaacatgaaatGAATTAAAACGGCGTCTTCTTTCAGTACAGGACCTGCATTTTGCAACGCAAAGGCACACCAAGAGGTGGAGCACTGATCCAGTTCTCTGGGGATCTCTCTGAGCATTTTAAAGGGATGTTCAGAAACCAGCTTCTCGTTTACATTACTCGACATAAAGTGTAAAGTTTAAATAAGTGCTATTCACTGGCTTGCTTAAAATAGTTCAATCTGCTAATAGGAAAACGCTAAACATAACACATTCAAGAAGGACCAAGAATGTTCAGTAAAGTATTACAGCTATAACAATCTCAAATATATGACTTTTACACCTGacgttacctttttttttttttttttgtcaacacgCTGAAGGATGACTTCGGATTAGAGCCGCCATCCTTTCCCTCCGTAAATATTTACATCCTTTAAATGGCAAAGAAGCACGATTTGCTCTACTTTATGACATGTGAAGCTGTTGCCACTGTGTTTGAAGTGGTGTCCGTGTGACGCTCGAGCGGTGTGTAAATAACACATCATCCCTGACTTCATTACATCTGACTGAGGAGGCCGATATTATTGAGGATGCAGGTTATTACAGgtgcccccccctcccctctctctctctaacaCGATGCAGTCCTCATGGCCGAGCCACTGAATGCAACCGATCCTCGTTTCCGTGATGTTCTCAGCATGCAGCTTGTTCtttgctgtgtgtgttgttagcagaatatttacAGACAGGCTGTTCGGGACCTTTACCGGCGGCGACGCGACACCGACTCCCGCTTCCGGTGGTTACTTGAGGATGATCTGTTTCGGGGGCAGAACACAAGTCACTGAATAGTTTCGCACAACAGTCTGAGTGAGTTTTCCCACCAACACGACACATAACATCCACCCTGGGAAAATAAACATCATTAAAGGAAtgagaaaaatgaaactaaaaggaCTGCTTTACTTGTCTGACTTCTAGCAAATCAGGTCTGAACACTAAAGGCTAAATTGgctcatttaaaaggttttctatCTTTATTTAACAGGCTCatatacaaagaaaacaaccttttaGATGTAAAGTGAAGAAAGAAACTTACAAATCTAAGAGTTTCCCTCATTAGAAATGCTTTTACTCACACATTGACCTCTGTAATGTCTTGCTTGATGTACAACTATGTATCACGTTTGGTACTACTGCCTattatccttaaaaaaaaaacataaaaaatgtcgTAAATATTGTCATATTGCTTCACTGGAAACATTGTGATGTCTAGTTCAGCGTGTTCTGATCTTTTACTTATAGTACTATTGTTGCAATTCCctcaaaagcataaaaatcatGTTACAAAAGAAGTCTTGATAGCTAGTTTGACATGCCACATATAGCATATTaacagtgtttttaattaaaaaactaaactggcACCAGCTGTTGGAATATTGACTTATTGGTGTGATTTTAATCACTACTCACTGCAGGTTTGAATTAAGAGCCGAGGAGTTGGGGCAACAACAGGAAAGGATATTTGGCTTTAGTCTTTCTGAGCAAATATACGTACTGGTTTACGACTTTGAGACAAAGTGCAATAAAGATCTTCGATCAGTTAATAAAATGTAAGATATTACATaaagaaatcaaatgttttctttgtaaatgtgTCTGTTCAAAGACAGAACTGATAAAATTACAAAGATAACAGTTTTTGTTGCAACTTCCcacatttttttgcatattttgtttcataatattttcctttttactcATGCAATAtaaactattttgttttgtaaacatcccacttcagtttaaactttttctctATATTACATggtatttatttctaaaactggGCTGCCCACTGAACCCGATGAGGCTTAAACACAAATTGAGTTTTACGTTTATGACGAGTTTTTACAAACctttgaataaatacaaaagctAACATTACTGTTGTATTATTTACAGCCTTCACTCATAGCAAATGATTTAGTGGCAGCAGTTAGGCAAAATATGAACAATAAAAGCCTTATGGTAACACATGCTCACACATATTTACTGTAGGGAGAGATCCTATGCTAacattcagacaaataaaagaaataacactggaaaaaataaagcacaaaacatgcaataaaaataaagcaacaccAATATCTGCAGGTGGAAGAGCTCTAAATACAAGTTGTctgtggtaaaaataaaagaaagagatAGAATGCAGCCTAGCAGCTGAGCTGAAGGTCTACAGGTATGAAGCTTTATGACTGTAAAGCAAGCAGGGCGCCTCGACGCTGGTGGAGAAACTCCCCTGATTTAAAGATGAAGCACTTATCAAGAGCTCAAGGATTTATgacagaaagctttaaaaagaagcaaacctGATTGGCTGGTGCTGTTGCTGCGTAGGGGACACTTGTGGCAGGAGTAGTTGCTGCAGAAACAGTAGCAGGCGTAGCACTGTACATCATGGGGACTTTTTCAGGAGGGGAACCATGAAAGCAATGAAAAGGGAGGTGGAGCATTATGGTAACCATAGCAATGTTTCTCTTCCTCTTGCCAGGCAAATATAAAATGACAGTAGCAGCAAGCCATCATTGGGTTAGACCAGCAGATGGCATGTGATCACACAGCAAAGCGAGACAGCAGGGGGGGGAGAACATAAAAGGAGGGCTGAGAAGAAATAAATTAGGAAGTCTGGTCA
This genomic stretch from Kryptolebias marmoratus isolate JLee-2015 linkage group LG6, ASM164957v2, whole genome shotgun sequence harbors:
- the LOC108239803 gene encoding ras-related protein Rap-2a gives rise to the protein MREYKVVVLGSGGVGKSALTVQFVTGTFIEKYDPTIEDFYRKEIEVDSSPSVLEILDTAGTEQFASMRDLYIKNGQGFILVYSLVNQQSFQDIKPMRDQIIRVKRYEKVPVILVGNKVDLESEREVSSGEGQALAEEWGCPFMETSAKSKTMVDELFAEIVRQMDYAAQPDKDDPCCSSCNIQ